Proteins from a genomic interval of Diospyros lotus cultivar Yz01 chromosome 6, ASM1463336v1, whole genome shotgun sequence:
- the LOC127804733 gene encoding uncharacterized protein LOC127804733, whose amino-acid sequence MGGLSHLFDFNHCSMARKVLTQKRHGGGFEAPRNSLEFPVEASQSYTAVGDNTQYSYRDEWPVNTYQTEASMKKLINEEISKQTNTRHKAPSVVARLMGMDMLPIDSKPVTQQYEKKNEKQRISFFKHDQNTKVSGDQVHGNSNYFGQREFDSFQLNKDRDTNHQCVGIKVRKPKSREHPQEEELQKFKKEFQEWQAARFRECSNAVEPGRIPSQWLAQETLNREKFALHANSSRTTGGENPFEMNRNEVKSRSQDGGMLKHQGSRKEHFSSEPEGPYSLRSRTLSRDSELFPLMDSGPRLDMFSAPTRIVILRPGPERISDNEGSWVSSSGISEERGSIEDFLEEVKERLKYELQGKSKRGTSVRGGGIETPYREKPSEPKQIAQRIAKQVRENVTRDLGINLLRSESTRSSRSEIQHNGPGCPEFINKDTRRVLAERLRNVIKGETDLHVPTAATGGSNSAMLDKMRGRRGKSVGDLKPGGKLNCWDIMEDEPEMQTKSFRHGPDDVVMHHRDLSPRNLSRSLSAPVSGTSFGKLLLEDRHILTGAHIRRKHEAIESVTVDVRKHKKERFNFKEKVSSFKYSFTLRGRLFRRKIQLLEKPHKNESDSKKDITSELTGVMNFGERHENYTEVPPSPASVGSSVHEEVWRAAEHLSSASTPDISPLEDSTVPRVFKEISHNLNELRMQLLELEGDSLNETVIEEQTLEAEMELEDEAEAYIRDLLVASGVYESSSDKVLSRWDPFAKPISTEIFEEVEESYRKMMKDHEESEGDEGEIKVNRKLLLDLANEALSIILGPPVTMSRFRKKAIGPTPRPPLGRKLLDCVWVIVRAHLYPPTDKTCYSLDDMLARDLRSTPWSGLMNEEIDALGKDMESHIIGDLIKEIVKDIFQNR is encoded by the exons ATGGGAGGCTTGTCGCACCTTTTTGACTTTAATCACTGTAGTATGGCAAGGAAGGTTCTCACGCAGAAGAGACATGGCGGCG GCTTCGAAGCTCCTCGAAACAGCTTGGAATTTCCAGTAGAAGCTTCACAGAGCTATACGGCTGTTGGAGACAACACACAG tACTCGTATCGAGATGAGTGGCCCGTGAACACCTATCAAACAGAGGCTTCAATGAAGAAGTTGATCAATGAAGAgatatcaaaacaaacaaacaccAGACACAAAGCACCAAGTGTAGTTGCACGCCTAATGGGAATGGATATGTTACCGATAGATTCAAAACCTGTAACCCAACAATatgaaaaaaagaatgaaaagcaGAGAATTAGTTTTTTTAAACATGACCAGAACACAAAAGTCTCAGGTGACCAGGTCCATGGTAACTCCAATTATTTTGGGCAAAGAGAGTTCGATTCTTTTCAACTTAACAAGGACAGAGACACCAATCATCAGTGTGTTGGTATAAAGGTGAGAAAGCCAAAGTCTCGAGAGCATCCTCAAGAGGAGGAACTACAGAAGTTTAAGAAAGAATTTCAGGAATGGCAAGCAGCAAGGTTTAGGGAATGCTCAAATGCGGTTGAACCTGGCAGAATTCCCAGCCAGTGGCTTGCTCAAGAGACCCTCAACAGGGAAAAGTTTGCTCTCCATGCAAATTCAAGCAGAACCACAGGAGGTGAGAATCCTTTTGAAATGAACAGGAATGAAGTAAAATCAAGGTCACAGGATGGCGGTATGCTAAAACATCAAGGAAGTAGAAAGGAACATTTTTCATCTGAGCCCGAGGGACCATATTCTTTAAGGAGTAGAACCCTAAGTAGAGACTCTGAGCTGTTTCCTCTGATGGATTCTGGGCCAAGATTAGACATGTTTTCTGCTCCAACAAGGATAGTGATCCTGAGGCCTGGCCCCGAGCGGATTAGTGACAATGAAGGGTCCTGGGTCAGTTCTTCAGGCATATCAGAGGAGAGAGGTAGCATAGAAGATTTTCTTGAGGAGGTAAAGGAAAGACTAAAATATGAGCTGCAAGGTAAAAGTAAAAGAGGAACCAGTGTCAGAGGAGGTGGGATTGAGACCCCTTATCGTGAGAAACCATCTGAACCAAAGCAAATAGCTCAACGTATAGCAAAACAAGTCAGAGAAAATGTTACTAGGGATCTAGGAATAAATTTGCTCAGATCGGAATCCACTAGATCTTCCAGAAGTGAGATTCAGCATAATGGACCAGGTTGTCCTGAGTTCATCAACAAAGATACCAGGAGAGTTTTAGCAGAGAGGCTGAGGAATGTTATCAAGGGGGAGACAGATCTGCATGTTCCCACAGCTGCTACTGGCGGCTCAAACTCTGCCATGCTGGATAAAATGAGGGGCAGACGAGGAAAGTCGGTGGGTGACTTGAAGCCTGGAGGTAAACTCAACTGCTGGGATATCATGGAAGATGAACCAGAAATGCAGACCAAATCCTTCAGACATGGGCCTGATGATGTTGTAATGCATCATAGGGATTTATCTCCCAGAAACCTCAGCAGATCCTTGTCAGCTCCTGTATCGGGAACATCGTTTGGGAAGCTACTCTTAGAAGACCGCCACATTTTAACTGGGGCTCACATCAGGAGGAAGCATGAAGCAATTGAAAGTGTTACAGTTGATGTGAGGAAACATAAGAAGGAAAGGttcaatttcaaagaaaaagttTCCAGCTTTAAATACAGTTTCACTCTTAGGGGGAGGCTGTTTCGCAGAAAGATTCAGTTGTTAGAGAAGCCACACAAGAATGAAAGTGATTCCAAGAAAGATATTACAAGTGAACTGACTGGTGTGATGAATTTTGGGGAGAGGCAT GAGAACTACACTGAGGTGCCACCAAGCCCAGCATCTGTAGGCAGCAGTGTTCATGAGGAGGTATGGAGGGCTGCAGAACATCTTAGCTCAGCATCAACACCAGATATATCTCCGCTAGAAGATTCTACGGTGCCTCGGGTTTTCAAAGAGATCAGCCATAATCTAAATG AGTTGCGGATGCAACTGCTAGAACTTGAAGGGGATAGTCTCAATGAGACAGTTATTGAAGAGCAGACCCTGGAAGCTGAAATGGAACTAGAGGATGAAGCAGAAGCTTACATAAGAGATTTGCTGGTTGCTTCTGGTGTGTATGAGTCTTCATCTGACAAGGTTTTATCAAGATGGGACCCATTTGCAAAGCCTATAAGCACTGAGATCTTTGAAGAAGTAGAAGAGTCTTATAGGAAAATGATGAAGGATCACGAAGAGTCCGAAGGGGATGAAGGAGAGATAAAGGTCAATCGCAAGTTGTTACTTGATTTGGCCAATGAAGCACTTTCAATTATACTAGGACCGCCTGTAACCATGTCTAGATTCAGGAAGAAGGCTATTGGTCCCACACCACGTCCTCCACTTGGAAGGAAGTTATTGGATTGTGTGTGGGTGATCGTTCGTGCACATCTATATCCTCCAACTGACAAAACCTGTTACTCACTTGATGATATGCTGGCCAGAGATCTCAGATCCACCCCTTGGTCTGGGTTgatgaatgaagaaattgatgctCTGGGGAAAGATATGGAATCCCATATTATCGGGGACCTAATTAAAGAAATAGTGAAGGACATTTTCCAAAACAGATGA